The genomic region TTGTTTTATTTTCTACAATGTGTTTTAAAATTCACGGTCACTTTTTTTTATTTCGACGGAACATTTTAAATAATCTCTCTCTTATTTTCGTGATGATACCAGCGATCCCAACCCTCTCCCATCCAATGCAGGGACCAAAAAACTAGACTGTCTGGCAGAAACAAATTCTTGTTCGGTATTGTCCACCTTAGAAGACCGTTTATCTGCATATCAACCAGAAATAAGCCTGGTTGAACCAGCAAGAATTGTGTCAAACTTGACTACCTGCGACAGAACATAGCAGTCAACGGCCAAAGGCAAGCAGGTAGTGGTCAGACAACACACAGAACAACATTGTTAAATGGCGCAGGGAGACGAGAAAAGTTGGTAGTGGCAGCTGGATGAGTTATATTGTTGTACCCAACAACAATCATGTTCACGATATATCGCCAGATCAACAACAACACATATGCATGGACATATACTGGACGTGGTCCTTTATTATTCAATGACTGGATACAAGGCACCTAATATGGGAagaaaaaactacaaaaaatggtaTAACCATGTGCATATACAATAACTGTAACAACAAACTAATTAAGTAGAGAATCGACCCTAGCTAATGATCAATGTCTATTTTGCTCAAAAGGCCGGAACATGCTGATATCTCTGCTGTTCACCTCCTGACGGGGCCTCGCGTTCTTCTCCATGTCCTACATGTAGGGGGGTGAAGGAAAATTAGTCCAAACTTTTTTCCTAGTCCACGAGTGGAGATAGACCAAATTAAAGGCGGCTTTCGTGTGGCTGTGGAATTTCTAGAGGTCCTTGGTTAAGGTCTACCATCCGACACGAGTCTAAAGACTGTAAAGTGCTGAAAGACAAGAGTTGAATGCACGAGCACAATAGCTAAGACTTCTCTTCCATGAACCGACTAGAGAAATAGAAGGCAACAAAAACTTACGTCGTGAACGGCCTCCCGTAGAAGCTCCAGCTGGTGCCTCGACACAGTGCGGACCTGCAAATTCAACCAGATAGAGAAAAAGAAAAGTTTCAATAACATAAACTATACTCCCCCTCCATTCATAAATATATGTcgttttagagattccactatagataCTACATTTGGATTTATACAGACGCCTTTTAGGGTatatattcactcattttacttcgtaaatagtctatagtgaaatctcttaaaagacttatatttcgaAACGGAGGTAGTATAATCATTATTCACCAACCATGCATAGTGAAATCTCTTAAAAgagttatatttaaaaacggaggaagtatatcGTTTCTCTCATTATTCACCAACCATGCATAGCATATAATAGGACTTGGACGCATGTAGCTGGCGTGCTTTCCACTGCTCTAAATTCCAATCAATCAAAAGTGAAGGAAAGACGAAACCGGTGGGAAGACTCCTTGTGACTAACAAATCAAAGGATCTAGACATAAATCGAACTGGCAGCTCCCTGCCAACTGCTAAGTTCTAGAAATGAATTATTTTATGTGACAGTTGCAAGTTGTGTGTCATCATGTGTGATATGGTCCGGAAATGAAATATTTTACTGTTAGTTGTTACTTGCTGGTAGTTCTGTTTGATGCAAGGTGATGCGTGAAGGCGAATGAATGAAACAGGACGTACCCTCTTGACGATGGTCCAGATGACCCCTTCTGAGCAGGGTGGGGTGGTGAGGGAGCCCACGTAGCGGTAGTAGACGCTGGCCTTGCCTCTGGCGCCCCTGGGATCCATCATGCCCATCTTCTCCTCCCTGTCCTTGCGATCCGCTATCATCTCCAGGTATGGCTCCAGCTGCGTTCGTACAAGACTAGAGTTAGCCCCATGCATGGCGTGCCAATTATTAATTGCATCTTGCAGCTTAGCAAGGGGAGGTACCATGTTGGTGTTAGTTAAGCATAATTAAGGTAAGTCCCATGGTGGGACTGTAGTTAATCAAGCTTAATTAAGCCTGCAGGTTCGTTGGTTGGTTAACTAAAGAAAgcaagaaagaaaagagagaagcaaAAGTTACCTTGTGTAGGAAGGCGTCGTGGGCGCCGATCTCGTAGAAGACGCCGATGACGGCTGCCTTGCCCTGAGCGCTCTCGTGGAACATGTGGAGCTCCATGTCGTACCGACGGCCGTTGACGCTGTGCTCAGTGGGCGAGTGCCAGTGCAGCTGCCGGAGGAAGTAGGGCGTGCCGCCGATGGAGACGCTCCCGGCGTCGCCCTCGAACTTGAGCATGATGTCGTGGCCGCGGTTGATGATGGTGGCGTTGGCAGGGGCGTAGGAGTGGTTGAGGTAGCCGAGGCCGCGCACGAGGGAGACGCGCGGGCTGGCGAGGTCGATGGGCGACTGCATGTTTCCCTTGCCGCACGCGGACCACTCCTCCTTGATGTCGCCCCAGTGCGCCGGCCCGTTCTCCGCGTCCATCGAGTagctgaactcctcctcctcctcggtttcCTGCTGGGCTCTGGCCGCCGGGACTGCCGAGAGGAGGACGGCTGCGGAGAAGAGGAGAAGCACGGCGAGGCGAAGATCCCGTGATGGACGCATGTTGTCTCTCTCCTGGTCTTGGCGTGCCTGCGTTGGGCTGGGTTGGGTGTCGGCTCCTCTGCCCGTGGAGCTGGTGAGTTCCTCTAGTGTGTGTTGGAGCGGAGACAGAGCTGGTGCGGCATATATAGAGTGGAGAAGAAGAGAGAATGAGATGTGTCTTGCCAGTCTGCTACGGCCGCGTTAATTAGGTTGGAACATCTCAAACCTGTCAACTTGCTACGGCCTACGGTACCGTTGGGTTGCACGAAAAGGGAGCCTGTATCATGGTCCGGAGTCACAGGATAGGGACGTTCCCAAAAAGTCGGGGTATGGAGGGAAGCAGCACGGCCGGTCATTTTCTCCTTTCGCCTGTGTAAACAAAACTGGACGGACGATTTGCCAAATTGGAACGCTCTTTTGGATGGATGCCTGCTTCTTCCAGAACGATCCTCATATATACAGTGAGAGTGTTTCTTTTCAGACCCATATTGTAGCTAGTATTAACCTGCTTCCACCATCGCGGTTGGTAGCACAAGCAAAATCAGTGGAAACGTTTCAAACACCTTCTTGTTACCGACGCGTCAAACCTGCCCACGCGTCAAACCGATCCAGCAATTTCACGGAAACACAACCTTTCATTTCATTTTCGGCGAGCAACGCAACTAGTTGCTCACTGTAACTGCGGCCTGTAGTTGGTGAGCGAGTGTGCTGATGTACGCATATGGAAATGCTGGGAATGCCAACATACACCACTTGGGGAGCATGCATGCTTCGCTGTGGTTGCTTGACTCTTTCCAAATGCAGTCATCCTCCTCTACACCATTGATCCTATCAGGCCGGCAACCACACCCAAGTAGTCCTCGCCTCGTTCGGAAATCAATTTCGCCAACAGGTATTTTCGGACCAAAGAAATACGGAGTACTAGTTAACATGCACCTTTTCAACCAACCTCCGCGCgccggaggagaagaagaaagcctcctCTGGTGAGAATTCCGGGACGAACCAGCATCGTGCAAAACCAGCTAAGAGTGCAACCCCAGAGACTAGTTCAACCAGAGATGGCGATCCCGAGGTCAACTCTCCTAGGAAAAGGAACACGATTGAAAACAAGAGGAAAGTTGGGACCCCGAAGAAAGTGTACAGACCTTTGGCTTTGCCCGCTCCGGCTACATCTGAACAAGAGCAAGGGAACAACATGGGCATCATCCCGGCGAGTTCAGTACAGCCGACTGGGGAGGGCACATCAGTGGACACGGAAGAGGAACGTGCACCAAAGAAGAAGAGAGGCACACCCACCACTTCGGACAATTCGGCAGGAGCTGCTATGCAGCCCTGCCAGGAGTCATGAACGTTctaagctggaactgccgggggcttgggaaccccgaggcgGTTCGTGAGCTTCGCAACATCGCGAGGCAAGAAGGGCCCGCTCTGGTTTTCGTTATGGAGACAAAAATCAGAGACAAGAGAGTTGAGGATCTGCGGCACACCCTAGGGTTTGCAGGCAGCTTTGGAGAGGACAGTGATGGTCTGAGCGGAGGTATAGGAATGTTCTGGTCCAATGACGTGAAAGTGGAACTGAAAAACTACAGCAAGAATCACATCGATGTGCTGGTGCGGGAGGATGCTGGCAGTTCTGTTGGCTGGCGGTTCACGGGGTTCTATGGATCGCCCAAGGCAGCTGAACGCCACCATAGTTGGCGCTTCATGCGCACTCTGCATGCCATACCTCACGATGCATGGCTTTGCGTTGGTGACTTCAACGAAACCCTCTATCCCCATGAACACTTCAGCATGTCAGCCCGGCCTGAATGGCAGATGAGGAATTTTCGCGAAGTGACCGACGAGTGTGCTCTCCAGGACCTAGGTTGGTCAGGTGTTCCATACACGTGGGGCAATCGTCAATCCGGAGATGCAAATGTCAAGGCTAGGCTCGATAGGGCCTTTGCCAACGAAGAGTTCAGACTGAAGTTTGAACACACACGAGTACGGCATGTGTGTGCAGTGGAGTCGAATCACTGCTTTGTTGTGACAGAATTCAGACATCACGCATTTCCACATCGCTCGTTCAAGAAAAAACAATTCCGTTATGAGAATATTTGGCAGTCGCACCAGGATTACGAGCAGCTTATAGCAACATCTTGGCGCAGCTATGATCGCAACCCTGGAATGCAAGGAATTATGGACTCCCTCACGGAGCTCCAATAGCAACTCGAGCCTTGGGGAGCCCGAGAGTTCGGTAGCCGGTCAAAAGCGATTCGTAACCTGCAAAAACGACTTGACCGGCTACGACGCCATTCAGTTGGTCGCTGCCCAACAGAAGAGGAGAAGAGAATTGTGGTTCAGTTAAGAGATACGCTCCATCTCCAAGAGATCTGGCTTCGGCAACGATCGCGAGTTCCATGGTTGCGAGATGGAGATCGCAACACGGCCTACTTCCAGGCACAAGCAAGGCAGCGTCAGCGTACTAATAGAATAGCCTCTCTCACGAGAGCAGATGGATCTGTTTGTGCTATGGACACGGAAGTGAATGAGGAAATTTTAGCCTTTTATCTGGCTCTTTACTCGTCGCACGGCGTCCACGATGCCAATGTGCTGTTATCACATGTTCCCACCCGGGTTACACCGGGTATGAACCACCTTCTATGCAAACCGTTCGAACCACCTGAAGTGCGCCGGGCTCTGTTTCAAATGGCTCCATCCAAGGCGCCGGGAGTAGACGGGTTCACGGCGGGTTTCTTCCAACGCCACTGGGAGCTTCTTGGAGAAGACGTAACCAAGGCGGTGTTGGACTTTCTTAATGGTGGTGAGCTACCCACGGGAATAAATGATACTTCGATCACTTTGATCCCAAAGGTACGTCACCCCCAAAATATTTCACAGTATTGTCCTATCGCACTTTGCCCCGTTTTGTACAAAGTGACTGTCAAAGTGATCGCCAACCGCTTGCGCATGTGCATGGATGATATTATTAGTGAAGAACAAAGTGCTTTCGTCCCCGGCCGTTTGATTACTGACAATGTCCTGGTGGCTTTTGAAAGTGTTCATACGATGAAGAGGTGAAAGAAAGGGAAAAATTTCACCTGTGCAGTCaaacttgacatgatgaaagcttatgatagGGTGGAATGGCATTTCTTGGAGTTAATCCTATTGAAACTTGGGTTCAGTGTCAATCTGGTGAGGTTGATTATGAAGTGTGTCACTTCCGTTCGCTTTGCAGTCCGGGTGAACGGAGAGCTGCTACCATACTTTTCCCCATCCAGAGGATTTCGGCAAGGATGTCCGATATCACCATATTTGTTTCTCCTTTGTGCCGAGGGCTTCTCGTCTCTCTTGAAGAACTATGGCAACTATGTTGACAGAGGTATTCGAGTAAACTTCAGAGCCCCATGGGTGAACCATCTCTTGTTCGCCGATGATAGCCTTATCTTTATCAAGGCGAACATGGAAAGTGCAACAAGACTTAATCAGATTCTTCAGATCTATGGCGATGCTTCCGGACAATGCGTAAACAGAAGCAAGAGTGCTATTTATTTCAGTCCGAACACACCTACAGATCTCAGGCAAACTTTGAAGCAACTGCTAGGTGTCCAAGTGGAGGCGTTTTCAGAACCATACCTTGGCCTACCTACTGCCGTTGGCAAAATCAACAGTGGAACGTTTGAATATTTGGGCGATCGAGCTAGAGGAAAAATGCAAGGCTGGTCCGAACGCTTGTTTGCATGCGCCGGCCGGGAAGCATTAATCAAGTCTATTGTTCAGGCGATCCCTACTTTCAGCATGAGTTGCTTCCTGCTGACAAAGAAGGTGTGCAAAGGCCTCACGTCCAGTATGGCGAAATTCTGGTGGGGAAGCTCCCTAGACAAGCGATCCTTGCACTGGATTGCCTGGGACGAGCTGGCCACGCCCAAGTGCAAGGGCGGAATGGGTTTCCGCGATCTCCGTATGTTTAACTTGGCTTTACTAGGGAAGCATGGATGGCGGTTTATGATGAACCCGAACTCCCTATGTGCCAAGGTGATGAAAGGAAGATATTTCCCAGACACAGATTTCCTACATGCTTCGGTTCCCAAGTCCTCATCTGCCACTTGGCGGGCAATTGTGGCGGGCCGTGAAGCATTGCAGGCCGGCCTGGTGAAACGAATAGGCGACGGATCGTCCACATAATTTTGGGAGGACAAATGGATTCCTTCCACCATTAACATGTCTCCTCTGTTCCGTCCAGCTAACACCATGGTGGAAACCATGAGTGAACTGATAGACCCACTGAGCTGGACATGGCGGACAGAGCAGGTTCGAGAGATCTTCATCGCGCCGGATGCCGCAGCCATTCTGAACATTCGATTGCGGCACGGCGGGGGCGAAGACATCTATGCATGGGCCTTTGAGAAGACAGGCATTTACTCTGTTAAATCGATGTATCGTGCTCTCGTGAATCAAAAAGAGCGGCAGGCTCTAGATGAGGGGCAAGTTACCGACACTTCAGCGGATCAACAACATGTGTGGAATGCCATTTGGAAACTCAAAGTAGTCCCTAAGGTCAAGGTGTTTTGGTGGCGTGTGATGAGAGGGCTCTTACCGGACGAGTGCACTCTCAAACGTCGCCACATGAAGCAGATTAGCACTTGCAAGGTCTGTTTGGCAAGAGAAGAAGATCTGGAGCATGCACTTATGCTCTGCTCACATGCACGCCGGTTCTGGGAGGAAACCCGGCTGCTCTTCGATATCAATCTGCCAAGGCTGCACCCACACACATGGCGCAAGGACATTTTATGTGATCAACGTTTTTTTCTGAGAAGGAACGAGCGATCCTGGTCACGGTGATGTGGGCAATTTGGACATCCCGAAATTGGCTAACACATGAACGGGATGGTATTGATCCTGTCTTTTCAGTAAGACGGATACGTGAGGATCTAGCTCTACTTGAGCTACCGAAGCAGCAGGTCTCTATGCTGCTAGGTTTTGGATGGCGGCCTCCCGACGATGGATATATGAAAATCAACCCTGACACTGCTACACACCTCGATGATGGCAACGCAGGGGCGGGCGGTGTCGCTCGCTCGACATCGGGCTTCAAGGGTGCGTGGTGCAAGCCGATCCCGGGGGTGACAGATCCTCTCATCGCGGAGGCTCTTGCGCTCAAGGAAGGAGTATTACTCGCAACACTACGAGGCTACACACATGTGATCATGGAGACCGACTGTCTAGAGGCAGTAAACCTCTGGAACTCTCGCCACACCGATCGCTCGGTGATAGCACCTATCCTAGATGAAATAGGAGAGCTAGCTTTTAGTTTTACCTCTTTTTTTGCGGAAATACTTTCAATCTATTcgtcttcaatcatggcagtacaacgaataccagaaataaaaattacatccagattcgtagaccacctagtgacaactacaagcaccgaagcgagccgaaggtgcgccgctgtcatcgcccctccatcgctagagccgggcacaacttgttgtagtagacagtcgggaagtcgtcgtgctaaggccccataggaccagcaccccagaacagcaaccgccgccgatgaaaaataacgtagatcgaaaggatccaaaccgaagacacacgaacgtagacgaacaacgacgagatccgagcaaatccaccaaagatagatctgccggagacacacctccacacgcccaccaacgatgctagacgcaccgccggaacgggggctaggcggggagacctttattccatcttcagggagccgccgccgtctcgccttcctgagtaggacacaaaccctaattaGATTGAAAAAAACgattaaaaacggagccctcccgccggcccttgccaggatccaccgcccctccatggccctagggccaccggagacgaggcgacTCTGcaccggcgccggcgagaggcacgaaccctaactttctttcttagaggaggaggacgcggagcccTGGCTCTAGGCCGAGTCTACGTCTATAGTTTTACCTCTTTTACTATTCAACATGTAATGAGATCAGCGAATAGTCCCGCACATCTGTGTGCCAAGCGTGCTTGTAC from Triticum aestivum cultivar Chinese Spring chromosome 4A, IWGSC CS RefSeq v2.1, whole genome shotgun sequence harbors:
- the LOC123087992 gene encoding alpha carbonic anhydrase 7, which translates into the protein MRPSRDLRLAVLLLFSAAVLLSAVPAARAQQETEEEEEFSYSMDAENGPAHWGDIKEEWSACGKGNMQSPIDLASPRVSLVRGLGYLNHSYAPANATIINRGHDIMLKFEGDAGSVSIGGTPYFLRQLHWHSPTEHSVNGRRYDMELHMFHESAQGKAAVIGVFYEIGAHDAFLHKLEPYLEMIADRKDREEKMGMMDPRGARGKASVYYRYVGSLTTPPCSEGVIWTIVKRVRTVSRHQLELLREAVHDDMEKNARPRQEVNSRDISMFRPFEQNRH